A genome region from Magnolia sinica isolate HGM2019 chromosome 8, MsV1, whole genome shotgun sequence includes the following:
- the LOC131254179 gene encoding uncharacterized protein LOC131254179 — protein MSVLEATKVLNLNNSPMLGTGDQGGGLTSRTIFLDKFPKKGEEAMLIDTDPFPSNLEVNMVTANLRNHPQLKVDLGRSNQGKGSEFVLEAKYQLTFDRFKKYMMRSPVLMPLIEGRPLKLYMAASSESVGSLLTLDDVIWKEHVVYYLIQTLLDTDRQYSAIEKLYLSLYFAATKLRHYLLVERLNIITVTDLVKYMLNWPIINGRIGKWVLALFEFDLCYIPQKAVKGRAIANFLADHPSDLVEQIPLEILDLYYVQLTPWKLIFDRSRTHTASGVGIILIAPNGNGQEFAFQLEFNCTNNQAEYEAMIVSLKLLVELGARIMIVISDSQLVINQMAGLFKCSSITLLPYYALATQMLDQFEEVELLHVTREHNMDANEIAQLSRELDA, from the exons ATGTCAGTTCTAGAAGCCACTAAAGTGTTGAATTTAAACAATAGTCCAATGCTTGGTACTGGGGATCAGGGAGGAGGTTTGACCTCTCGGACCATTTTTCTGGACAAG TTTCCTAAGAAAGGTGAGGAAGCCATGCTGATCGATACAGACCCATTCCCATCTAACCTCGAGGTCAACATGGTCACGGCTAATCTGAGGAATCATCCGCAGTTGAAGGTCGATCTTGGCCGGAGTAATCAAGGAAAG GGGTCTGAGTTTGTTTTGGAGGCAAAATACCAGCTGACCTTCGATAGATTCAAGAAGTATATGATGAGGTCACCAGTTCTAATGCCGCTGATCGAAGGTCGACCGCTCAAGCTTTATATGGCGGCCTCTTCAGAGTCGGTGGGATCTCTCCTAACCCTGGATGATGTTATATGGAAGGAACACGTGGTCTACTATTTAATCCAGACACTTCTTGACACTGATAGACAATACTCTGCTATTGAGAAGTTGTACTTATCATTGTATTTTGCGGCCactaaattaagacattatttgttGGTTGAGAGACTAAATATAATAACGGTAACTGATTTGGTGAAATACATGTTGAATTGGCCAATTATAAATGGCCGAATTGGAAAATGGGTACTAGCTTTGTTTGAATTTGACCTTTGTTACATTCCACAGAAGGCAGTGAAAGGTCGAGCCATAGCTAATTTTTTGGCCGATCACCCCTCTGATTTGGTAGAACAAATTCCTCTAGAGATCTTGGATCTATATTATGTGCAATTAACACCATGGAAATTGATCTTCGATAGGTCAAGAACACATACTGCATCAGGGGTTGGTATAATCTTGATCGCTCCGAATGGAAATGGGCAGGAATTTGCATTCCAATTGGAGTTTAACTGCACCAATAACCAGGCCGAGTATGAGGCCATGATAGTCAGCCTAAAATTATTGGTGGAATTAGGTGCAAGGATTATGATAGTTATAAGTGATTCACAATTAGTGATCAATCAAATGGCAGGATTGTTCAAGTGTAGTAGTATAACTTTGTTGCCATATTATGCCTTAGCGACCCAAATGTTGGATCAATTTGAAGAAGTGGAGTTGCTACATGTGACTAGGGAGCATAACATGGATGCCAATGAAATTGCACAACTCTCTAGGGAGCTCGATGCCTAG
- the LOC131253115 gene encoding probable LRR receptor-like serine/threonine-protein kinase At3g47570, which produces MSPMAFLSLLLHTILLSSMNILWLGSAAPLSNETDRRALLHFKYQITDDPLRFMSSWNDTLHFCQWQGVTCGRRHPQRVTSLNLTDQNLGGSISPYMANLTFLRKIELSNNRFHGTIPEEIGRLFRLRYLFLTNNTLTGEIPVNLTNCSELKSILLDGNQLVGNILAELGSLSKLTQLNLGENNLTGTIPTSLGNLSSLTYLYLSINSLEGSIPDNLGWLARLRVLAIGQNELSGGIPPCLYNLSSIHAMDMGHNRLHGNLPSDLGLTLPNLESFYASGNQFTGPIPVSLPNASRLEILDLGLNNFVGPVLMNFGILQSLYRLSLGGNQLGTGKAHDLSFLVSLTNCSSLQALVMSNNLLSGVLPDSIANLSTQLEMLFLGSNMIFGSIPSGIENLVSLTILEMGSNFLTGTIPIGVGKLNKVRLLSFGGNQLSGKIPSSLGNITQLYHLNLFRNNLWGTIPSSLGNCTYLQFIYLHHNNFSGTVPKQLLSIPSLIALNVENNSFTGYLPLEAGYLKALAGLTVSNNKLSGEIPSWIGNCLSLEYLVLDGNFFQGSIPPSFTTLRGLQFLDLSRNNLSGKIPEYLEKLLVLWYLNLSFNNFEGELPKQGVFGNASQVSVLGNSMLCGGIQELQLPPCSSQTSKKGGMSLASKVKFSIIGVALCLVSLLCFFTTLCWVRKSRKKSLSVPSMEDPFVDMSYAELFKATDGFSSANLIGSGSFGTLYKGILDRDETMIAVKVFNLQRRGALRSFMAECKALRNIRHRNLVKILTCCSSIDFNGNDFKALVYEYMPNGSLDKWLLTDGHEQLGRNLTFIQRLNIAIDVALALDYLHHHCQTSIIHQDLKPSNILLDDDMIAHVSDFGLARFLSEVAESSSVGMKGSIGYIAPEYAMGGKASTEGDVYSYGILLLAIVTGKEPTDDMFKDNLSLHHFSKLALPERVMEIVDPRLLLEEAEVTHTNENHINTRKRLRDCLISMVRIGVLCSTGSPKQRMKMKEVAMEMHAIKDLYLGVRIYGDKQVRS; this is translated from the exons ATGAGCCCAATGGCATTTTTGTCACTTCTCCTCCACACCATCCTTCTCTCTTCCATGAACATTCTATGGCTGGGATCTGCCGCTCCCTTGTCCAATGAAACGGATAGACGTGCTTTGCTCCACTTCAAGTATCAGATAACAGACGATCCTCTTCGTTTCATGAGCTCGTGGAACGATACTCTCCACTTCTGCCAGTGGCAAGGAGTAACCTGTGGTCGCCGGCATCCACAAAGGGTAACATCCTTAAACCTCACAGACCAGAACTTGGGAGGCTCCATATCTCCCTACATGGCAAACCTCACCTTCCTCAGGAAAATTGAGCTCTCAAACAACCGCTTTCATGGCACAATTCCTGAAGAGATTGGCCGTTTGTTCCGCTTGCGTTATCTTTTTCTCACCAATAACACATTAACCGGAGAAATTCCAGTAAATCTGACCAACTGTTCGGAACTCAAATCAATCCTTCTCGATGGGAACCAGCTCGTAGGGAATATCCTAGCTGAGCTTGGCTCTCTATCAAAGCTCACCCAGTTGAACCTTGGTGAAAACAATCTTACAGGAACCATCCCAACTTCACTTGGAAATCTATCTTCTCTCACTTACCTCTATCTCTCAATAAATAGTCTAGAAGGCAGCATCCCAGACAACCTCGGATGGTTGGCGAGGTTAAGGGTTCTTGCCATTGGTCAAAATGAACTGTCAGGAGGGATTCCACCCTGTCTATACAATCTCTCCTCTATTCATGCCATGGACATGGGACataacagattgcatggaaaCCTTCCATCTGACTTAGGCCTCACTCTTCCAAATCTCGAAAGTTTCTATGCCTCAGGAAACCAATTCACAGGACCCATACCAGTTTCATTACCCAACGCTTCTAGACTCGAAATCCTTGACCTGGGCTTGAATAATTTCGTTGGACCTGTTCTTATGAATTTTGGAATCCTGCAAAGTCTCTACAGGCTATCTTTGGGTGGCAATCAACTTGGAACTGGCAAAGCCCATGACTTGAGTTTTCTTGTTTCTCTAACCAATTGTAGCAGCTTACAAGCCCTGGTCATGAGCAATAATCTTCTCAGCGGTGTGTTGCCTGATTCCATAGCAAATCTTTCTACACAGTTAGAAATGCTATTTTTAGGAAGTAACATGATATTCGGAAGCATCCCATCTGGGATTGAGAATCTTGTCAGCTTAACAATACTGGAAATGGGTTCGAACTTTCTAACAGGTACTATTCCCATTGGTGTTGGGAAGCTTAACAAGGTGAGACTACTTTCCTTTGGTGGAAATCAGTTATCAGGGAAAATTCCGTCTTCCTTAGGCAATATTACTCAATTGTATCACCTCAACTTATTTCGAAACAATCTATGGGGAACCATACCTTCAAGTCTTGGAAATTGTACATACTTGCAGTTTATATACCTCCATCATAATAACTTCAGTGGTACCGTACCCAAACAACTTTTGAGCATTCCCTCTTTGATTGCACTCAATGTTGAGAATAACTCTTTTACCGGTTATCTGCCATTAGAAGCTGGTTACTTGAAAGCTCTCGCAGGCTTGACTGTTTCTAATAACAAATTGTCAGGTGAAATTCCAAGCTGGATAGGCAATTGTCTCAGCCTAGAGTATCTAGTGTTGGATGGGAACTTTTTCCAAGGATCAATTCCTCCATCATTTACTACTCTAAGAGGCCTTCAATTCCTGGATCTTTCACGCAACAACTTATCTGGGAAGATTCCAGAATACTTGGAGAAGCTTCTTGTTCTCTGGTatctaaatctatctttcaataatTTTGAAGGTGAATTGCCAAAACAAGGGGTCTTTGGAAATGCCAGTCAAGTTTCAGTGCTCGGAAATAGTATGCTTTGTGGGGGAATTCAAGAGTTACAGTTACCTCCATGCTCTAGCCAAACTTCCAAGAAAGGGGGGATGTCTCTTGCTTCAAAAGTAAAATTCTCGATAATTGGTGTTGCCCTGTGTCTTGTTTCGTTATTATGTTTCTTTACCACTCTCTGTTGGGTAAGAAAGTCGAGAAAGAAGTCTCTCTCTGTGCCATCTATGGAGGATCCTTTTGTGGATATGTCTTACGCAGAGCTCTTTAAAGCCACAGATGGGTTCTCTTCGGCCAATTTGATTGGGAGCGGAAGTTTTGGCACTCTATATAAAGGGATTCTAGATCGCGATGAAACTATGATAGCGGTTAAAGTCTTCAACCTTCAGCGACGAGGAGCTCTTAGGAGTTTCATGGCCGAATGCAAAGCTTTGagaaacattaggcatcggaatcttgttaagatcttaacttgttgctcgagcattgattttaatggcaatgatttcaaagctCTAGTTTATGAGTATATGCCCAATGGAAGTCTAGACAAGTGGTTGCTTACAGATGGCCATGAACAGCTGGGGAGGAATTTAACCTTTATTCAAAGGCTAAATATAGCTATTGATGTGGCTTTAGCACTGGATTATCTGCATCACCATTGCCAAACCTCAATCATTCATCAAGACTTAAAACCAAGCAacattcttcttgatgatgacatgattgctcATGTGAGTGATTTCGGGCTAGCAAGGTTCTTATCAGAGGTTGCTGAAAGTAGCTCGGTTGGGATGAAGGGATCTATCGGTTACATCGCTCCAG AGTATGCGATGGGTGGTAAAGCATCAACAGAAGGAGATGTTTACAGCTATGGAATCCTTCTATTGGCAATAGTAACTGGAAAGGAgccaactgatgacatgtttaaagaCAATCTCAGCCTTCATCATTTTTCTAAGTTGGCACTGCCTGAACGAGTAATGGAGATTGTAGATCCACGGCTGCTCTTAGAAGAAGCTGAAGTTACTCACACTAACGAAAATCATATCAATACCAGAAAAAGACTGCGCGACTGTTTGATTTCAATGGTCAGAATAGGCGTCTTGTGCTCTACGGGATCTCCAAAGCAACGAATGAAGATGAAAGAGGTTGCCATGGAAATGCATGCAATCAAGGACTTATATCTCGGGGTCAGGATTTATGGTGACAAACAAGTTAGGTCATAG